The sequence AGTCGGCGATATAGTCGGCCAGCGCCATGCGCCAGTCGCGCATCATGTCCATGTCCCTCAGCCGGAGGCGATAGTTGGTCAGGCGCTCCGAAGGCGGCCGTGGGGCGAAATATTCGCTGGCGAAATGGTCCGAGGAGACCCGCTCGATCGCCACCACCTCTTTCAGGCCAAGCACCTCGATCAGGGCTTCGGCCACCTCCAGGCGCCCGGTCTCGCCGCCGCAGACCATATTGTAGAGGCCATAGTAGCGGGTCTCGACCATGGCCGCGAGGTTGCGGGCGAAATCGACCGTATAGGTCGGAGTGCCCAGCCGGTCATCGACGATGCGTAACGTCCTTGAACCCGCCAGGAGCTGCTTCATCAGCTTGTTGATGAACTTCTTGTCCTTCGCGGGGCCGCCCCCCATCATCCAGCCCGCCCGGAAGATGAAGTGGTCCGGGACCCTCTGCACCGCCAGTTCGCCCAGATGCTTGGAGCGAGCATAGACGCCGAGCGGATTTGGCGCATCCCAGTCATCATAGAGCAGCTTGCCGCCATCGAAGATGCCGGCCGTGCTGATATAGACCAACGGAACGCCATGGGCGCGCGCCAGGGTGCAGGCGTGCTCCACCGACAACGTGTTGGTGCGATAGGCGTCGTCGGGATTGGTCTCGCAATATTCCAGGTCGGTGTGGGCCCCGATATGCATCAGGATGTCCGGCCCGAACGCCGAGACCGAGCGCTCATAGGCGGCGAAGTCGCGGAAGTCGCAGAGCTGCAGCCAGTCCACATTGAGATCGATGTCGGTGCAAAGCACCTCATGGCCCGGAGCGAGCACCCGATGGAGCGCCTCGCCCAACATGCCGCCACAGCCCGCCAGATAAATCTTCATGACGCCCCAAATTGAAACTTGCCGACTGTTCCAGAGCGGGAGCACACCCCGCCCTGAGGGACCTTGCAAGGTCCGTTCCTATGGAATTCCAACCTAGGCGGGCCATAGCATGGATTTGTGAACGCACCGGTTAAAGTTCGTCGAACGGACCTCCAGCGAGGAGGCTCGCGCCGAAATGCGCCAATTTCGCAGGCGCCGGCGGCGTGGATCGTTCCATTCTGGCGCGGATGACCCGGGCCGGACCGCAATTGATTTCGATCAATATCGGCATAGGCGACGCTGCCCTACAATTGCCATCCAACAAACCCTTGATTTTAGCCGAATTGTCTTGGATCAACTCGCGCCGCGTGAAAGAATTGGAAGCTGGCCCGATCCTTGCTGCACGCAGGATTGGTTCGGTGCTCCCCAATCATTGGGGACCCGCTCCTTATACTATGTATAAATTGGGTGTGACGCAGGTCGCACCTATTTTGGGCAGCTCGCACCATGTCGCGCTGTAGTCTGTTATGGCGTCCGCGAATCTTTCGCGGGTGCAAAAGTTTCACTTTTCATCTATCCCAAGTGATGGTTTCAATAGCTCGCTGATTGTGGCTTTGTCTCCGTACGTTGGGGGCCCCGGGGGCGCAGGTAAAATGCTGTCGCATACGAGGACATTGCAGCAGGGTGCAAAGTCGGGTCTCGACCTGCCGACGGTGTTCGAAATCGAACAGCCCGCCGCCTTCGAGGAAGGCTCTTCGGCCGCAGCGTCCAGTCGGGTCAAGCGCGCCTTCGACGTGGTCGCGGCCATTCTCGGCATCATCGCTTTCCTGCCCTTGCTGCTTCTCATTTGCCTGCTGGTCCGGCTGGAATCGCCTGGACCGGTGGTCTTCCGCCAAAGGCGCGGCGGGCTGGGCGGGCGGCCCTTCGAAATCTTCAAGTTCCGCACGATGAGCGTCGTCGAGCAGGACGGCCCGTTGGCTCATGCGACCAAGACCGATCCTCGCGTCACGCGGATCGGGGGGTTCCTGCGGCGCAGCAGCCTCGACGAGCTCCCCCAGCTCTTCAACGTCCTGCGTGGCGAGATGTCGATCATCGGCCCGCGCCCCCACGCCGTCTTTCACGACGAGTATTACAGCGAACGCATTCCGGACTACATGGATCGGCTGAAAACCCGCCCCGGGCTGACCGGCCTCGCCCAGGTGTCAGGCTATCGCGGCGAAATCCGTGACCTGGAGGATATGCAGCGACGCATCGACTGCGACCTCGCCTATATCCGTGACTGGTCGCTGACCTTGGATATGAGGCTTCTCGTCAAGACAATCATCATCGCGCCCTTCGACCCCATGGCCTACTAACGTCTGGTGCTGATCAGGCGCACGCGCCTATCATGCGCCTTTGGACCGATCAGCGAGCAGTCGCTCATAGGCCTCCGAAAGCGCCTCGGCGACATGGTTCCAGTCCAGCGTGGCCGCCGATTTCACAGCCCCTTCGGTCAACTGGCGTCGAAGCGCCTCGTCCGCCAGAAAGCGGTCGATCGCGCTGGCCAGCCCTTCCACGTCGCTGGGTTCGACCAGCAGTCCGTTGAGGCCATGCTGGACAATCTCTGGAAGGCCGCCGATGCGCGAGGCGATCAGCGGCCGGCCGTTGGCCAAGGCCGCGGCGGCGACGCCGCTCTGTGAGGCTTCAAGATAAGGCAGAATGACCAGCTCAGCGCGCTGGAACTGCTCGACCACCTCGTAGCAAGACAGGAAGTGGCTGACGACCTCGATATAGGACGCCTGTTCGGCGCGGGCGCGCAGCCGGTCCATCTCCTCCCCCCGCCCCGCCAGCACCAGCTTAAAGGCGCGCCCTTGCGCAGCGAGACGTTCGGCGGCGGCGATCAGCACCTCCAGCCCCTTGTAGGCTTCCATTCGACCGAAGAAGAGGATGCGCCCAGGTTCGCTGGCTCTCAGCTGACCGCTCTCAGGCGCATGCATCAGGCCATGCTCGGTGCGGACCATCGGCCTGTCGGGCCAGAGCGAGCGCAACCGGGCCAGTGTGAAGTCGCTCTGCACGTGGAAGAGCGCCGCGTCGGCCCGGATCATTTCGCGAAACGGCTTGCCCTCCGCCTCCAGGAATCGCGCATCGCTGCCGATATGAGGTTCGGCGTCGTGCACTGTCGCGACGACCGGCGCGCGGGCGCGAAAATACCTCGCCAGCCTTGCCGTGATAGCGTCAGCCTGCTCCTGCAGGTGGACGATGTCTGGTCGGAACAGCGTTCCCGCCATCAAGAGAATCGGCGTCCACAACAGCCTCCAAGGCCGCCGATCGGCCCGAAATTCGATGACTTTCAAATTGGCGGTCGCCGAGCGGAACCAATTGGGATCGACCTGGGCCCGTCTTTGACGGCCATCGAGGATCAAGAGCACATCAGCCCTCGCCGAAAGCGCCTCGGCCAGGCGGGTCGATATCTCCGCAAATTGGGGCGCAAAGAAAACTATGCGCCGCTTCCTCGCCATGCCGAGTTGTCCCACGTCACGCCAATCGCTTGCGCGATCACCAAACCGGCGTCGCGCACGAGCACCCCGCCCCTCTTGTGCCTAAGCCTGCGGTCCAAGCCAAGCCCAGTATCGACCTAGCGCTCCGCTTCCGCTGCGCCAGCGAAGCGGTCATGGCCAGGAGGCCCCGTTCACAATCGCTCGGCGCGCGAATTGCCCTGTTCTTATACAGTGTTTGGTAGCGGTGAATCATGACCTCGTTGCTTTCCTGCGCGGAATGATTTGAATTTCCTTCTTTCCTGACAATTGGGCGTTGAACATCGGCGTAAAATGGGGCGAATTGCCGGGGCGATCGGATGGGACGGAGGACCGCGCGCGCTATGGCTTTGGGCCGGTCGATGAAAGACCCCGCCGACCATCCTCTCCCGAAATTGCGGCCGGACTATCTGGCCCAACAAGAGGCCTATGGCGACGTGCGCCACCCCGACCGGCTTGTAGCGCACTACATGCTGGAACGCCGGCTGGCCGACCGCTTGCTGACCGCCAGCGCCAGCGAAAGGCGACAGCTTTACGGCCTGCTCTATGAGGAGCTGTTTTCCACCCTCGACGATCACCCTCAGCACACGGCCGAGCGGGAGGCGTGTTCGTTGCGCGTGACGCGGCAGCTGCGGCTGCTGCGGCCCTATGTCGATCAACAAGCCCGGTTTGTCGAGATCGGCTGCGGCGACGCAGCCCTGTCCATGGCGATGGCGCAGACCGTGCGCGAGGCTGTGGGCGTGGACGTGACCGATGCGCTGCTGCCGGGCGAGCGGTCAGCCAATTTCACCTTCGTCAAGACCGATGGAATTGCTTTGCCGATCGCTTCGCAAAGCGTGGACCTCGTCTATTCAAACCAGCTGATGGAGCACTTGCACCCCGACGACGCGTTGGAGCAGCTCCGCGAGATCCGCCGGATCATTCGCCCGGGGGGACGGTATGTTTGCATCACGCCGAGTCGGGTGACCGGGCCGCACGACGTTTCGCGCTACTTCGACTATGAAGCCACCGGCTTTCATGTTTCGGAGTACGACTACCGCTCGCTGCGGTCCGCCTTCCAGGTGGCCGGATTCAAGCGGTTCGAGGTGGTGTTCACGGCCCGTGGCCGCCGGATCGTTGCGCCCTACGCGATCGCACGAGCGGCCGACCTGGCGGCCTACGCCCTGCCGAGGAGCTGGCGGGCGCGTTTTGGCCGGACGCGTTGGGCCGACGTGCTGTTCGCCATGGTCGTGATCGGGCGTTGCTGAGATCCGCCGCGCTTCGGCGGCGGTCCCTGGCTTGGCCCAGTCAAACTACGTAGTGACCGCTCAGCGAGAGGCTGGAAGCATGCACGCCGAGGAGCGTGATGTGCTTGCCGTTGGAGAAGTCGACGGTGGAATAGGTTCCGTGGTCGGTGAAGGTGGGGTGCAGGCCGCCATTCAGGAACGCGCTGATGTCGATCCGGTCGGCGGCGGTGAAGTCGGTGATGGTGGTGCCGCTCGAAGCGGTATTGACCACGAAGGTGTCGGCCCCACCGCCGCCGGTCAGGGTGTCGGCGCCGAGATTGGCCACGATGGTGTTGTTCATCGCATTGCCGACCAGCTTGATGGACTGCAGCCCCTCCCCGATCAGCGTCTGCACATTGGCCGGCAGGGAGAAGTTCGAATAGGCCTCGACCGTCTCGTTGGGCGTACCGGCGGCGACCTGGATGACGTCGTTTGCATGCGAGACGATGAAGATATCGTTCCCGCCGGCCCCGCCGATCAGGGTGTCGCCGCCGTGAATGCTGGTCAGGATGTTGCCGCCGGCGGCGGAGCCGGTCGCCGTCAGGCCGGAGGCGGTCAGGCGCAGATCGTGCACGTTGGCGGGCATGGCGTAGCTGACGCTGGAATAGACGATGTCGCCCACCGCGCCGGCCCTGGCGACCACCTGGTCGCCGCTGTTGTTGACGAAGAAGCTGGTGTGGTCGCCCTGCCCCACCAGGGTGTTGGCCCCGCCGGTGCTGGTCAGGCTACCCCAGGAGGCGGCCGAGGTTCCCGTCAGGCCGGAACCGTTAAGCACCAGGTTCCCGACGTGGGACGGCAGAGTGTAGTTGCAAGCCGCCACGATGGTCTCGTTGTGCACATTCGACGCGACGATGACCTGATCGGCGCTGTTGTAGACATAGTAGGTGTCGTTGCCGGTCCCGCCGATGATGCGCTGCGGGGCGACATTGAGCGTGACCGTGGCGGGAGTGCTGCTGAGGCTGTCCTGGGCCAGGTAGGTGAAGCTGTCGGTTCCGACGAAGCCCAAGGTGGGCGTGTAGGTGAATGAGCCGTCGGCGTTGAGGGTCAAGGTCCCGTGCTTCGGGCCACCGTTGGGGGCCAGGACCGCACTCAGGCTGATGCCGTTGTTGTCGACGTCGTTGGCCAGAACGCCCTGGGCGGCGGCGACGGTGGCGACCTTGTCGCCGGCGATGGCGTAGGTGTCGGGGGTCGCGGTGGGCGGCGGATCCACCACGTTGACCGTGACGGTGGTGGGCGCGCTGGCGCCGAGGCTGTCCTTGGCGATGTAGGTGAAGTGGTCGGTCCCGGCGAAGCCGAGGGTCGGCGTGTAGGTGAACGAACCGTTGGCGTTGAGGGTCAGGGTCCCATGGCTCGGGCCGCCATTGGTGGCCAGGACCGCGGTCATGGCCAGGCCGTTGGGGTCGGTGTCATGGGTCAGGACCCCGTTCGACGCGGCGACCGAGAGGGTCTTGCCGGCGTGCACCGAATAGCCGCTGGCCTGGGTGACGATGGTCCCAGCGGCGACGTTCAGGGTGACGGTGGTCGGGGCGCTGGAGCCGAGGCTGTCGCTGGCGACATAGGTGAAGCTGTCGGTCCCGGCAAAGCCCGCATTGGGCGTGTAGGTGAACGAGCCGTTGGCGTCGAGGGTCAACGTCCCGTGGCTCGGGCCGCCGTTAGGGGCGAGGACCGCCGTCAGGCTGAGACCATTGTTGTCGACATCGTTGGCCAGAACGCCCTGGCCGGCGGCGATGACCGTCTGCTTGCCGCCGACGACGGCGTAGGTGTCGGCGTTGCCCGTGGGCGGGGGGTCGACCACGTTGACGGTGACCGTGGTGGGCCCGCTGGAGCCGAGGCTGTCGCTGGCGATATAGGTGAAGCTGTCGGTCCCGGCGAAGCCGAGGGTCGGCGTGTAGGTGAAGGAGCCGTCGGCGTTGAGGGTCAGGGTCCCGTGAGCCGGGGCGCCATTGGCAGCCAGGCTCGCGGTCATGGCCAGGCCGTTGGGGTCGGTGTCGCCGGCCAGCACGCCATTGGCGGCGGTGACCGAGAGGCCCTGGCCGGCGTGGGCCGAATAGGCGCCGGCCTGGGTGGCGATGGTCCCGGCGGCGACATTCAAGGTCACCGTGGTCGGCGCGCTGGAGCCGAGGCTGTCGCTGGCGACATAGGTGAAGCTGTCGGCACCGGC is a genomic window of Phenylobacterium montanum containing:
- a CDS encoding glycosyltransferase family 4 protein: MARKRRIVFFAPQFAEISTRLAEALSARADVLLILDGRQRRAQVDPNWFRSATANLKVIEFRADRRPWRLLWTPILLMAGTLFRPDIVHLQEQADAITARLARYFRARAPVVATVHDAEPHIGSDARFLEAEGKPFREMIRADAALFHVQSDFTLARLRSLWPDRPMVRTEHGLMHAPESGQLRASEPGRILFFGRMEAYKGLEVLIAAAERLAAQGRAFKLVLAGRGEEMDRLRARAEQASYIEVVSHFLSCYEVVEQFQRAELVILPYLEASQSGVAAAALANGRPLIASRIGGLPEIVQHGLNGLLVEPSDVEGLASAIDRFLADEALRRQLTEGAVKSAATLDWNHVAEALSEAYERLLADRSKGA
- a CDS encoding exopolysaccharide biosynthesis polyprenyl glycosylphosphotransferase encodes the protein MASANLSRVQKFHFSSIPSDGFNSSLIVALSPYVGGPGGAGKMLSHTRTLQQGAKSGLDLPTVFEIEQPAAFEEGSSAAASSRVKRAFDVVAAILGIIAFLPLLLLICLLVRLESPGPVVFRQRRGGLGGRPFEIFKFRTMSVVEQDGPLAHATKTDPRVTRIGGFLRRSSLDELPQLFNVLRGEMSIIGPRPHAVFHDEYYSERIPDYMDRLKTRPGLTGLAQVSGYRGEIRDLEDMQRRIDCDLAYIRDWSLTLDMRLLVKTIIIAPFDPMAY
- a CDS encoding SDR family oxidoreductase translates to MKIYLAGCGGMLGEALHRVLAPGHEVLCTDIDLNVDWLQLCDFRDFAAYERSVSAFGPDILMHIGAHTDLEYCETNPDDAYRTNTLSVEHACTLARAHGVPLVYISTAGIFDGGKLLYDDWDAPNPLGVYARSKHLGELAVQRVPDHFIFRAGWMMGGGPAKDKKFINKLMKQLLAGSRTLRIVDDRLGTPTYTVDFARNLAAMVETRYYGLYNMVCGGETGRLEVAEALIEVLGLKEVVAIERVSSDHFASEYFAPRPPSERLTNYRLRLRDMDMMRDWRMALADYIADYFPDYPERLAKIYAGA
- a CDS encoding class I SAM-dependent methyltransferase, which produces MKDPADHPLPKLRPDYLAQQEAYGDVRHPDRLVAHYMLERRLADRLLTASASERRQLYGLLYEELFSTLDDHPQHTAEREACSLRVTRQLRLLRPYVDQQARFVEIGCGDAALSMAMAQTVREAVGVDVTDALLPGERSANFTFVKTDGIALPIASQSVDLVYSNQLMEHLHPDDALEQLREIRRIIRPGGRYVCITPSRVTGPHDVSRYFDYEATGFHVSEYDYRSLRSAFQVAGFKRFEVVFTARGRRIVAPYAIARAADLAAYALPRSWRARFGRTRWADVLFAMVVIGRC